A section of the Saliniramus fredricksonii genome encodes:
- the purE gene encoding 5-(carboxyamino)imidazole ribonucleotide mutase produces the protein MKQHSEDGEAAPVAIIMGSQSDWATMRHAAETLDALGIAHDTRIVSAHRTPERLYQFAQDARAAGFKVIIAGAGGAAHLPGMTAALTPLPVFGVPVESKALSGQDSLLSIVQMPAGIPVGTLAIGRAGAVNAALLAAAVLALNDDALAGRLDLWRQAQGESVAERPSERPSEAS, from the coding sequence ATGAAGCAGCACAGTGAAGACGGCGAAGCGGCGCCGGTCGCCATCATCATGGGCAGCCAGTCCGACTGGGCGACGATGCGCCATGCGGCGGAAACGCTCGACGCGCTCGGCATTGCGCATGACACCCGCATCGTCTCCGCGCACCGTACGCCCGAGCGGCTCTATCAGTTCGCGCAGGACGCGCGCGCGGCGGGGTTCAAGGTGATCATCGCCGGCGCGGGCGGGGCGGCGCATCTGCCTGGCATGACAGCGGCGCTGACGCCGTTGCCGGTCTTCGGCGTGCCGGTGGAATCGAAGGCGCTGTCGGGGCAGGATTCGCTGCTCTCCATCGTGCAGATGCCCGCTGGCATACCTGTGGGCACGCTGGCGATCGGGCGCGCGGGCGCCGTCAACGCGGCGCTCCTCGCCGCCGCCGTGCTCGCGCTCAACGACGACGCGCTGGCCGGGCGGCTCGACCTGTGGCGGCAGGCGCAGGGCGAAAGTGTCGCGGAACGCCCCTCGGAGCGCCCCTCGGAGGCATCATGA
- a CDS encoding aromatic amino acid exporter YddG, whose product MSPALATAIGSLAILSWGLLALFTAATGAIPPFQLNAMCFAIGGALGLAVMIAQPHRRAALRQSWRVYAFGIGGLFGFHALFFAALKLAPPAEATLINYLWPLLIVLFSGLLPDERLRSHHCIGAVIGFGGVVVLSGGDSGGDLGQHWPGYLCAMGSALFWSGYSVLSRRFTSVPTDAVTGFCIGASLLGIVTHLAFETTIWPEDTVQWAAVLALGLGPVGAAFYAWDIGCKRGDIRLLGVGAYSAPVISTFTLILAGFAQASMTLWVACFLIVAGALVASQDKLRRRPAGAR is encoded by the coding sequence ATGTCACCCGCTCTCGCCACCGCCATCGGCAGCCTCGCCATCCTGTCCTGGGGATTGCTCGCCCTGTTTACCGCCGCGACCGGCGCGATCCCGCCCTTCCAGCTCAACGCCATGTGTTTCGCCATCGGCGGTGCGCTCGGGCTCGCGGTGATGATCGCGCAGCCGCATCGCCGTGCGGCTTTGCGCCAGAGCTGGCGGGTCTATGCGTTCGGGATCGGCGGGCTGTTCGGCTTCCACGCACTGTTCTTTGCCGCGCTCAAACTCGCCCCGCCGGCGGAGGCGACGCTGATCAACTATCTCTGGCCATTGCTGATCGTTCTCTTCTCCGGCCTGCTCCCGGACGAGCGGCTGCGCAGCCATCATTGCATCGGCGCGGTGATCGGCTTCGGCGGGGTGGTGGTGCTGTCGGGAGGCGACAGCGGCGGCGATCTCGGGCAGCATTGGCCTGGCTATCTCTGCGCCATGGGCTCGGCCCTGTTCTGGTCCGGCTATTCCGTGCTCTCGCGCCGGTTTACCAGCGTCCCCACCGATGCGGTGACCGGCTTCTGCATCGGCGCGTCACTGCTCGGCATCGTCACCCATCTCGCCTTCGAGACGACGATCTGGCCGGAGGATACCGTGCAATGGGCTGCGGTCCTGGCGCTGGGCCTCGGTCCGGTCGGCGCCGCCTTCTATGCCTGGGATATCGGCTGCAAGCGCGGCGATATCCGGCTGCTCGGCGTGGGCGCCTATTCGGCACCGGTGATCTCCACCTTCACGCTGATCCTCGCCGGTTTCGCGCAGGCGAGCATGACGCTGTGGGTCGCCTGTTTCCTGATCGTCGCCGGTGCATTGGTCGCCTCGCAGGACAAATTGCGGCGTCGCCCCGCCGGCGCCCGCTGA
- a CDS encoding GcrA family cell cycle regulator, with the protein MTDTSATWNDERVEQLKKLWAEGKSASQIAAEIGGISRNAVIGKVHRLGLAGRPKAGSAGGGRSRSGNGEAKAGDAGAQAATPANAEPAASAQEAANAAPAERTDRRAGTQDATPGNTPSTRNAEAASAGRAAPAGLQGRDFGVTGSAGAAPRSGKVEPVPEFEQHVTIMELREGMCRWPIGDPTSAEFRFCGARADIGVPYCTHHARIAYQPAADRRRERKAANG; encoded by the coding sequence ATGACGGATACGAGCGCGACCTGGAACGACGAACGCGTCGAGCAGCTCAAGAAGCTCTGGGCCGAAGGCAAGAGCGCCAGCCAGATCGCGGCGGAGATCGGCGGCATCAGCCGCAACGCGGTGATCGGCAAGGTCCACCGCCTCGGTCTCGCCGGGCGCCCCAAGGCCGGAAGCGCCGGTGGTGGGCGCAGCCGTAGCGGTAACGGCGAGGCGAAAGCCGGCGATGCAGGCGCCCAGGCGGCGACTCCGGCAAATGCGGAGCCTGCGGCATCCGCGCAGGAAGCAGCCAATGCGGCGCCGGCGGAGCGCACGGATCGCCGGGCCGGCACACAGGATGCAACGCCCGGCAACACGCCCTCCACGCGCAATGCCGAGGCGGCTTCTGCAGGCAGGGCCGCTCCGGCAGGCTTGCAGGGCAGGGATTTCGGCGTGACCGGCAGCGCTGGCGCAGCGCCACGCAGCGGCAAGGTCGAGCCCGTGCCGGAATTCGAGCAGCATGTCACCATCATGGAACTGCGCGAGGGCATGTGCCGCTGGCCGATCGGCGATCCGACCTCGGCCGAATTCCGCTTCTGCGGTGCGCGCGCCGATATCGGGGTGCCCTATTGCACTCACCACGCGCGTATTGCCTATCAGCCCGCAGCCGACCGGCGGCGCGAGCGCAAGGCCGCCAACGGCTGA
- the flhA gene encoding flagellar biosynthesis protein FlhA, with protein sequence MSQAVAGEGIGLVQRRGMEVSFAAGIVLILTILFLPIPKFIIDMGLAISIALSVLILMVALWINKPLEFSAFPTVLLIATMLRLALNVATTRLILANGDEGGAAAGHIIDGFAQMVMSGDFVIGIIVFVILVTVNFLVITKGATRIAEVGARFTLDAIPGKQMAIDADLSAGIIDEKEAQRRRRELEEESSFFGSMDGASKFVRGDAIAGIIITAVNLFGGIIIGTTRHGMQLGEAADVFTRLSVGDGLVTQIPALIVALAAGLLVSKGSTRGAAEQAVLGQLGAYPRALFVAASVMVLLGLTPGLPGLPLFALAALLGFVAWIVPRKRAESEARKAEEAKAEEVRVQEESRDSVKESLKTAEIELILGKQLATELLTAHGELAARVGKMRRKFARQYGFVVPEIKLSDSLVLAPKSYEIRIHGTAVASSALRVGEVLVITGDAGKPDVPGDPVREPAFGMNAMWVSESYAAEVRREGFTPVDIVSVLLTHLSETIRNNLPSLLSYKDMRALLDRLDPEYKRLIDDICPAQISYSGLQGVLKLLLAERVSIRNLHLILEAIAEIAPHVRRSEQVVEHVRMRMGQQICGDLTEGGALKVLRLGTRWDLAFHQAVKRDAKGEVIEFDIDPRQLEEFGQAASAAIKERMAQGHNFALVAAPDARPYVRMVIERLFATLPVLSHVEIPRGVEVETLGAIS encoded by the coding sequence ATGAGTCAGGCGGTCGCGGGTGAGGGCATCGGTCTCGTGCAGAGGCGCGGGATGGAAGTGAGCTTTGCTGCCGGCATCGTTCTGATCCTCACCATTCTCTTCCTGCCGATCCCGAAATTCATCATCGATATGGGGCTTGCGATCTCGATCGCGCTCTCGGTGCTGATCCTGATGGTGGCGCTCTGGATCAACAAGCCGCTGGAATTCTCCGCCTTCCCCACCGTCCTTCTGATCGCCACCATGTTGCGGCTGGCACTCAACGTGGCGACAACGCGGCTGATCCTCGCCAATGGCGACGAGGGCGGCGCAGCGGCGGGCCATATCATCGACGGTTTTGCGCAGATGGTGATGAGCGGCGATTTCGTCATCGGCATCATCGTCTTCGTGATCCTGGTCACGGTGAATTTTCTCGTCATCACCAAGGGCGCCACGCGTATCGCGGAGGTCGGCGCGCGCTTTACACTCGACGCCATACCCGGCAAGCAGATGGCCATCGATGCCGATCTCTCCGCCGGCATCATCGACGAAAAGGAAGCCCAGCGCCGCCGGCGCGAGCTCGAGGAGGAAAGCTCCTTCTTCGGCTCCATGGACGGCGCTTCGAAATTCGTGCGCGGCGACGCCATTGCCGGGATCATCATCACGGCGGTGAACCTGTTCGGCGGCATCATCATCGGTACCACCCGCCACGGCATGCAGCTCGGCGAGGCGGCGGACGTGTTTACGCGGCTCTCGGTGGGTGACGGGCTGGTCACGCAGATCCCCGCGCTGATCGTGGCGCTCGCCGCAGGCCTGCTGGTCTCGAAGGGCTCGACACGCGGTGCCGCCGAACAGGCGGTGCTGGGCCAGCTCGGCGCCTATCCGCGTGCGCTTTTCGTGGCAGCCAGCGTGATGGTCCTGCTTGGCCTCACCCCGGGCCTGCCCGGGTTGCCGCTGTTTGCGCTCGCCGCCCTGCTTGGCTTCGTCGCCTGGATCGTGCCCCGCAAACGCGCCGAGAGCGAAGCCCGCAAGGCCGAAGAGGCGAAGGCCGAGGAGGTGCGCGTTCAGGAGGAGAGCCGCGACTCGGTCAAGGAATCGCTCAAGACGGCGGAGATCGAACTCATTCTGGGCAAGCAGCTCGCCACCGAACTGCTGACCGCCCACGGCGAACTCGCCGCCCGCGTCGGCAAGATGCGCCGCAAGTTCGCGCGTCAATACGGCTTCGTCGTGCCCGAGATCAAGCTCTCGGATTCTCTCGTTCTCGCCCCGAAATCCTACGAGATCCGGATTCACGGCACAGCAGTGGCAAGCAGTGCCCTGCGGGTCGGCGAAGTGCTGGTGATCACCGGCGATGCCGGCAAGCCGGACGTCCCGGGTGATCCCGTGCGCGAACCGGCCTTCGGCATGAATGCCATGTGGGTCTCGGAGAGCTATGCGGCGGAAGTGCGCCGGGAGGGATTCACGCCGGTGGACATCGTCTCGGTGCTGCTGACGCATCTCTCGGAGACCATCCGCAACAACCTGCCTTCGCTGCTCTCCTACAAGGACATGCGCGCCCTGCTCGACCGGCTCGACCCGGAATACAAGCGCCTGATCGACGATATCTGCCCGGCGCAGATCTCCTATTCCGGGCTGCAGGGCGTGCTCAAGCTGCTGCTCGCCGAGCGCGTCTCGATCCGCAACCTGCATCTGATCCTCGAAGCCATCGCCGAGATCGCGCCGCATGTGCGCCGCTCCGAGCAGGTGGTCGAGCATGTGCGCATGCGCATGGGACAGCAGATCTGCGGCGATCTCACCGAAGGCGGCGCGCTCAAGGTGCTGCGGCTCGGCACGCGCTGGGATCTCGCCTTCCATCAGGCGGTCAAGCGCGACGCCAAGGGCGAGGTGATCGAGTTCGACATCGACCCGCGCCAGCTCGAGGAATTCGGCCAGGCCGCCTCCGCCGCCATCAAGGAGCGCATGGCGCAGGGCCACAACTTCGCCCTCGTCGCCGCCCCCGATGCACGCCCCTATGTGCGCATGGTGATCGAGCGCCTCTTCGCCACCCTGCCCGTGCTCTCGCATGTGGAGATCCCGCGCGGGGTCGAGGTGGAGACGCTGGGCGCGATCTCGTGA
- a CDS encoding flagellar biosynthetic protein FliR produces MSLISTDMILATFVVFCRVGACLMIMPGFSSARIPVQVRLFVVIGLSLAMSPMLMPDIMPAIAGTGLAGLVGLIVTESLIGAQFGLVGRLFFLALQTIGQAIAMFMGFGMMAGVAIDEPDPVPALTSFMMLSATALLFITDQHWEIIRGLTGTYVLLPPMGGFDAQFSLIRIADTLAEAFVLALQIASPFLVFSFLLNFAMGVMNKMIPQVPVYFISLPYMIMGGLLIFYFLSDEIFVLFNQRFGAWLAGG; encoded by the coding sequence GTGAGCCTGATCTCCACCGACATGATCCTCGCCACCTTCGTGGTCTTCTGCCGCGTGGGAGCCTGCCTGATGATCATGCCGGGTTTCTCCTCCGCCCGGATTCCGGTGCAGGTGCGGCTCTTCGTGGTGATCGGGCTGAGCCTCGCCATGAGCCCGATGCTGATGCCGGACATCATGCCCGCTATTGCCGGGACGGGCCTTGCCGGCCTCGTCGGGCTGATCGTGACGGAGAGCCTGATCGGTGCGCAGTTCGGGCTGGTCGGGCGCCTGTTCTTCCTCGCGCTCCAGACCATCGGCCAGGCGATCGCCATGTTCATGGGTTTCGGCATGATGGCCGGCGTGGCCATCGACGAGCCCGACCCGGTTCCCGCCCTGACATCCTTCATGATGCTCTCGGCAACGGCATTGCTGTTCATTACCGACCAGCACTGGGAGATCATACGCGGGCTCACGGGGACCTATGTCCTGCTGCCGCCCATGGGCGGCTTCGACGCGCAATTCTCGCTGATTCGCATTGCCGATACGCTCGCGGAAGCCTTCGTGCTGGCGCTGCAGATCGCCTCGCCCTTTCTGGTCTTCTCCTTCCTGCTGAATTTCGCCATGGGCGTGATGAACAAGATGATCCCCCAGGTGCCGGTCTATTTCATCTCCTTGCCCTACATGATCATGGGCGGTTTGCTGATCTTCTATTTTCTCTCGGACGAAATCTTCGTGCTGTTCAACCAGCGCTTCGGCGCCTGGCTCGCGGGAGGCTGA
- a CDS encoding rod-binding protein has protein sequence MINPPSDIILDVARAADPGKQARATQRLATLAGDGSGNPHAFAAAMENSGKDSVTAQTPFRAAEARIAMQNRDALGAAGNAGSPAGSADLRNRLDPLAAAGNGADASRQAPTAGNQPMTPEQEFEAFILRSFVETMLPDDATASYGSGTAGDIWKGMQAEQIGNAMARSGGIGIAEQLAKLHPDDAPAGKAGGFGVTPTQAAATLQASASGDGDAGMIERLMAGTGDAGARPALDEVAAGDDIFSDPHEASLFFAGLWRNGG, from the coding sequence ATGATCAACCCGCCTTCGGATATCATTCTCGATGTCGCGCGCGCGGCCGATCCCGGCAAGCAGGCCAGGGCGACGCAACGCCTGGCCACGCTGGCCGGTGACGGATCGGGAAATCCGCATGCCTTCGCCGCGGCGATGGAGAATTCCGGAAAAGATTCGGTCACCGCGCAAACGCCGTTTCGCGCCGCCGAGGCGCGCATCGCCATGCAGAACCGTGATGCGCTCGGTGCGGCGGGCAACGCCGGTTCACCTGCCGGCAGCGCCGATCTGCGCAATCGCCTCGACCCGCTGGCCGCTGCCGGCAACGGGGCCGACGCGTCGCGGCAGGCGCCGACAGCCGGCAATCAGCCGATGACGCCGGAACAGGAATTCGAGGCCTTCATTCTGCGCAGCTTCGTCGAGACCATGCTGCCCGACGATGCGACCGCCTCCTACGGCTCCGGCACGGCGGGTGATATCTGGAAGGGCATGCAGGCTGAGCAGATCGGCAATGCAATGGCCCGCTCCGGCGGTATCGGCATCGCCGAACAATTGGCGAAGCTGCATCCCGACGATGCCCCGGCAGGGAAGGCTGGCGGCTTCGGCGTGACGCCGACACAGGCTGCAGCCACGCTGCAGGCTTCCGCTTCCGGCGACGGGGATGCCGGCATGATCGAGCGTCTGATGGCTGGGACGGGCGATGCCGGAGCCCGCCCGGCGCTCGACGAGGTCGCGGCGGGCGACGACATCTTTTCTGATCCCCATGAAGCCAGCCTCTTCTTTGCCGGCTTATGGCGTAATGGCGGCTGA
- the murB gene encoding UDP-N-acetylmuramate dehydrogenase, with product MGLCPARSAHRTDGRAQVSGFPDRRQDIRAAIPDLRGTLTANAPAAPLSWFRTGGPAQLLFEPADEADLALFLANRPPDLPLTVIGRGSNLLIRDGGLPGVLIRLGRGFAQIAVEDGHRVRAGTGAADVKVARIAAEAGIDGLTFLRGIPGAIGGALRMNGGAYGGEVKDVLVEVRALDNMGAVHVLDNAAMGFAYRHSAVAVDMIFTQALFQGYPGDPQALLARMQEITEARSSTQPVNTRTGGSTFRNPPGMKAWELIDAAGCRGLQIGDAQVSPMHCNFLINHGHATAADIEALGEDVRRKVHETSGVELIWEIRRIGLPG from the coding sequence ATGGGCTTATGCCCTGCCCGATCAGCTCATCGCACTGACGGGAGAGCGCAGGTGAGCGGCTTTCCCGATCGCAGGCAGGACATCCGCGCCGCGATACCGGATCTGCGCGGCACGCTCACGGCGAATGCGCCGGCAGCGCCCTTGTCCTGGTTTCGCACCGGCGGGCCGGCGCAGCTCCTGTTCGAGCCCGCCGACGAAGCGGATCTGGCGCTGTTTCTTGCGAACCGGCCGCCGGATCTGCCGCTGACGGTGATCGGTCGTGGCTCCAACCTGCTGATCCGCGACGGTGGCCTGCCCGGCGTGCTGATCCGGCTCGGGCGGGGTTTTGCGCAGATTGCGGTCGAAGACGGCCATCGCGTGCGCGCCGGTACGGGCGCGGCGGATGTGAAGGTCGCGCGCATCGCGGCGGAAGCGGGGATCGACGGGCTCACCTTCCTGCGTGGCATTCCCGGCGCCATCGGCGGAGCCTTGCGCATGAATGGCGGGGCCTATGGCGGCGAAGTGAAGGATGTGCTCGTCGAAGTGCGGGCCCTCGACAATATGGGCGCGGTGCACGTGCTCGACAATGCGGCGATGGGTTTTGCGTATCGCCACAGCGCGGTTGCGGTCGACATGATCTTCACCCAGGCGCTGTTCCAGGGCTATCCCGGCGATCCGCAGGCGCTGCTCGCGCGCATGCAGGAAATCACCGAGGCGCGCTCGTCGACACAGCCCGTCAATACCCGCACCGGCGGCTCCACCTTCAGGAACCCGCCCGGGATGAAGGCCTGGGAACTGATCGACGCTGCCGGCTGTCGCGGGCTGCAGATCGGCGATGCGCAGGTCTCGCCGATGCATTGCAATTTCCTGATCAATCACGGCCATGCCACAGCCGCCGATATCGAGGCGCTGGGCGAGGACGTGCGCCGAAAGGTGCATGAGACGAGCGGCGTCGAACTCATCTGGGAGATACGCCGCATCGGCCTGCCGGGTTGA
- the murG gene encoding undecaprenyldiphospho-muramoylpentapeptide beta-N-acetylglucosaminyltransferase, translating to MRADKPLVMISAGGTGGHLFPAEALAGILRARGCGIVLVTDNRIGELAERFPANEVVAIPAATPSGRSPVAALKALVTLARGFFRARRLIARARPDVVVGFGGYPTVPPLLAGSLAGCRTVLHEQNGVIGRANRFLAGRVTHLASSVPELRGISDAMKAKIVMTGNPVRANVLEAAQIPYPAATDDAPLNLLAFGGSQGARIMSDIVPQAIALLTPELRARIRITQQARPEDLERVRDVYAQNGVSAEIAPFFRDLPGRIARSHLVISRSGASTVSELAVIGRPAILVPLPGALDQDQAANAALLSDTGAALMLPQTEFTPQRLAQELTSRLADPEGLTKAAQAAKSAGIPDAAERLADLVMHLASKQG from the coding sequence ATGCGTGCCGACAAGCCCCTCGTGATGATCTCCGCCGGCGGCACGGGCGGGCATCTCTTCCCCGCCGAGGCACTGGCCGGCATCCTGCGCGCACGCGGCTGCGGCATCGTGCTGGTGACCGACAACCGCATCGGGGAACTGGCCGAGCGCTTCCCCGCCAACGAAGTCGTCGCCATCCCCGCCGCGACGCCCTCCGGACGCTCGCCCGTGGCGGCGCTCAAGGCGCTGGTGACGCTCGCACGCGGGTTCTTCCGGGCGCGCCGGCTGATCGCGCGGGCGCGACCGGATGTCGTGGTCGGGTTCGGCGGCTATCCCACCGTCCCGCCCCTGCTCGCGGGCAGTCTTGCAGGCTGCAGGACGGTTCTGCATGAGCAGAACGGTGTGATCGGGCGCGCCAACCGCTTTCTCGCCGGGCGCGTGACGCATCTGGCGTCGAGCGTGCCGGAGCTGCGCGGCATATCCGACGCGATGAAGGCGAAAATCGTGATGACGGGCAATCCGGTACGTGCGAACGTACTGGAAGCAGCACAGATCCCCTATCCCGCCGCGACGGACGACGCGCCGCTGAACCTGCTCGCTTTCGGCGGCAGCCAGGGCGCGCGGATCATGTCGGATATCGTGCCACAGGCCATCGCGCTGCTCACGCCGGAGTTGCGCGCGCGCATCCGCATCACGCAGCAGGCGCGGCCCGAAGATCTGGAACGCGTGCGCGATGTCTATGCGCAAAACGGCGTCAGCGCCGAGATCGCGCCCTTCTTCCGGGATCTGCCCGGGCGTATCGCGCGGTCGCATCTCGTCATATCGCGCTCTGGCGCCTCGACCGTTTCGGAGCTCGCCGTGATCGGGCGACCGGCCATCCTTGTGCCCCTGCCCGGCGCCCTTGATCAGGACCAGGCAGCCAATGCCGCGCTGCTTTCCGATACCGGCGCTGCCCTGATGCTTCCACAAACGGAATTTACGCCACAGCGTCTGGCGCAGGAGCTCACCTCGCGTCTGGCCGATCCGGAAGGCTTGACGAAAGCGGCGCAGGCGGCCAAGAGCGCAGGCATACCGGATGCGGCGGAGCGCCTCGCCGATCTGGTCATGCATCTTGCCAGCAAGCAGGGCTGA
- the ftsW gene encoding putative lipid II flippase FtsW: MVSRAQRSLVGDWWWTIDRSLLAALFGLMVIGLVMLMGGGPPVASRIGLSTFHFVERQALFLLPALMLLVTISFLDARLIRRLALATYVIGMVLVVAAIQYGPEIKGAHRWISLMGVSVQPSEFVKPAFVILTAWAFSEAARRPDLPAVWIAFALLPLTITPLILQPDFGQTMLITAIWAGMFFIAGLHWFWVMGLGGVGVIGIISAYNLLPHVRERITRFLDSESGDTFQVDMALESFARGGWLGQGPGEGTVKRVLPDAHTDFIFAVTAEEFGIAICLVIVMIYAFIVLRGLLLAGRNEDAFSRLAVSGLLLLFGLQASINMMVNVNLLPAKGMTLPFISYGGSSLFSLALAAGFLIALTRKRPRSRLHPRAYVPRPAGA; encoded by the coding sequence ATGGTCTCGCGTGCGCAGCGCTCGCTCGTCGGCGATTGGTGGTGGACGATCGATCGGTCATTGCTGGCCGCCCTGTTCGGGCTGATGGTGATCGGTCTCGTCATGCTGATGGGTGGCGGGCCCCCGGTCGCCTCGCGGATCGGGCTCTCGACCTTCCATTTCGTCGAGCGGCAGGCGCTGTTCCTGTTGCCGGCGCTGATGCTGCTGGTGACGATCTCCTTCCTCGATGCAAGGCTGATCCGCCGGCTTGCGCTGGCCACCTATGTCATCGGCATGGTGCTGGTCGTGGCCGCGATCCAGTACGGGCCCGAGATCAAGGGCGCGCATCGCTGGATATCGCTGATGGGCGTGAGCGTCCAACCCTCGGAATTCGTCAAGCCGGCCTTCGTGATCCTCACCGCCTGGGCCTTTTCCGAAGCGGCACGGCGGCCGGATCTGCCGGCGGTCTGGATTGCCTTCGCGCTGCTGCCTCTGACGATCACGCCCCTGATCCTGCAGCCGGATTTCGGCCAGACCATGCTGATCACCGCCATCTGGGCCGGGATGTTCTTCATCGCCGGTCTGCACTGGTTCTGGGTGATGGGGCTCGGCGGGGTCGGCGTGATCGGCATCATCAGCGCCTATAATCTGCTGCCGCATGTGCGCGAACGCATCACCCGCTTTCTCGACAGTGAATCCGGCGATACCTTTCAGGTCGACATGGCGCTCGAATCCTTCGCACGCGGCGGCTGGCTCGGGCAAGGGCCGGGCGAGGGTACGGTCAAGCGTGTGCTGCCCGATGCCCATACCGATTTCATCTTCGCGGTGACGGCGGAGGAATTCGGCATCGCGATCTGCCTCGTCATCGTGATGATCTATGCCTTCATCGTGCTGCGGGGCCTGTTGCTGGCAGGCCGCAACGAGGATGCCTTTTCGCGGCTCGCAGTGTCCGGGCTGTTGCTGTTGTTCGGGTTGCAGGCCAGCATCAACATGATGGTCAATGTCAATCTCCTTCCCGCCAAGGGCATGACCCTGCCCTTCATCTCCTATGGCGGCTCGTCGCTGTTCTCGCTCGCGCTCGCCGCCGGCTTCCTGATCGCCCTGACACGCAAGCGCCCGCGTTCGCGGCTGCATCCGCGCGCCTATGTGCCGCGCCCCGCCGGAGCCTGA
- a CDS encoding SidA/IucD/PvdA family monooxygenase has product MPRTTEIHDLLGIGLGPANLALALALDPHMMRFRFLERKPRFGWHEGMLLEDATMQVSFLKDLVTQRDPTSPYSFLCYLKERGRLSAFLNLREFNPTRREFHDYLAWCAGHVAEHVDYDTEVLGIDLAPISDRAGPGGTLSVKVRSGSYVRQIHARNISLALGLKPRMPEGIVADRRIWHSGDLLHRLEGLTPPRAHAMPSSAPGRAPPKR; this is encoded by the coding sequence GTGCCACGGACAACAGAAATCCATGATCTTCTCGGCATCGGTCTTGGCCCCGCCAATCTCGCGCTCGCACTGGCGCTTGATCCGCACATGATGCGGTTTCGGTTTCTGGAGCGAAAGCCCCGGTTCGGCTGGCATGAGGGCATGCTTCTGGAAGACGCGACCATGCAGGTCTCCTTCCTCAAGGACCTTGTCACCCAGCGCGATCCGACCAGCCCATACAGTTTCCTCTGCTATCTGAAGGAGCGTGGCAGGCTCAGCGCCTTCCTGAACCTGCGGGAGTTCAATCCGACCCGGCGCGAATTCCACGATTATCTCGCCTGGTGCGCCGGGCATGTCGCCGAGCATGTGGACTACGATACCGAGGTGCTTGGAATCGATCTGGCGCCGATCTCCGATCGTGCGGGACCGGGAGGAACGCTCAGCGTGAAGGTCCGCAGCGGCAGCTATGTCAGGCAGATTCATGCACGCAACATTTCCCTCGCTCTGGGTCTGAAACCGCGCATGCCGGAGGGAATCGTCGCGGATCGCCGGATCTGGCATTCCGGCGATCTGCTGCACCGCCTTGAAGGCCTCACCCCCCCGAGGGCGCACGCTATGCCGTCATCGGCGCCGGGCAGAGCGCCGCCGAAACGGTGA
- a CDS encoding SidA/IucD/PvdA family monooxygenase, whose protein sequence is MHLLTRDPQAQVHAVMTPFGFLPADDSAFVNEIFDAESVDAFFAMSQDLRAQLLDRHANTNYGVADPEIIAALYRATYKDRVSGRQRLHLERLTRLVHAAHDGAGLALTLSDPTGAQHRSLGVDYLVCATGYSPVAPESLFSDALRELLRTNAQGKPQLGRDYRVATDPRLSAGIYIQGDCENSHGLTATLLSNLAIRAGEISESLTRHAGARHFADVGT, encoded by the coding sequence ATGCATCTGCTCACGCGCGACCCCCAGGCGCAGGTTCATGCGGTGATGACACCTTTCGGATTTCTGCCTGCGGACGATTCCGCCTTCGTCAACGAGATTTTCGATGCCGAGAGCGTGGATGCCTTCTTCGCCATGTCGCAGGACCTGCGCGCGCAGCTACTGGATCGCCATGCCAATACCAATTACGGGGTCGCTGATCCGGAGATCATCGCAGCCCTCTATCGTGCGACCTACAAGGACCGTGTCTCCGGAAGGCAGCGCCTGCATCTGGAGCGCCTGACGCGCCTCGTCCATGCCGCGCATGACGGTGCCGGGCTTGCACTCACGCTGAGCGATCCGACCGGCGCGCAGCACCGCAGCCTCGGGGTGGATTATCTCGTCTGCGCCACCGGTTACAGCCCCGTCGCGCCCGAGAGCCTGTTCAGCGATGCCTTGCGGGAATTGCTCCGCACCAATGCGCAGGGCAAGCCGCAGCTCGGGCGCGACTATCGCGTCGCCACCGACCCACGCCTGAGCGCCGGAATCTATATCCAGGGCGATTGCGAGAACAGCCACGGGCTCACGGCGACCCTGCTCTCGAATCTCGCCATCCGCGCCGGCGAGATCAGCGAAAGCCTGACCCGACATGCCGGGGCGCGCCATTTCGCTGATGTCGGCACCTGA